The following are encoded together in the Paludisphaera mucosa genome:
- a CDS encoding PAS domain-containing hybrid sensor histidine kinase/response regulator, with translation MREQLVELEAANEALRREVDRSRRDEEGLRLGERRYRSLVEATTAIVWNTPASGEFEVEQPRWSDFTGQPFEQLRGWGWLDAVHPVDRPNTARVWSEAVAGRSLYHVEHRLRRHDGAYRNMLVRAVPIVDDRGSIREWVGVHADVTAQKEAETTLREAKALAEAADRAKSDFLANMSHEIRTPMNGILGMTELALDTDLTPEQRRYLELVKSSADSLLTIVNDILDFSKIEAGKVELETIPFSLRDRLGDVLKSLALRAHAKGLELACDVAAEVPDALAGDPGRLGQVLMNLVGNAIKFTASGEVVLSVRPTDRAAATGELVDLSFAVSDTGPGIPPDEGCRLFQPFTQADASTTRRFGGTGLGLTIAKRIVELMGGRIWFESEPGRGSVFRFTARLALRRAGTQEADPDPAGLRGLGVLVVDDNATNRMVLHEILTRWGMRPVLADGAEDALAAMRRAAESGAPFTLVLSDVMMPGVDGYRFAEQVRRRPDLAGAALILLSSADRRHDAARCRQMGIAACLTKPVKQSELLDAIIKALDGSPDGATAGPIGRDRRPRPGPASRPGALSILLVEDNATNRLLAETLLERWGHTVATARNGKEALAALAERSFQVVLMDVQMPEMDGFEATAHIRDREKGTGGHVPIVAMTAHAMKGDRERCLEAGMDGYVTKPIRSEELYLALASFAPADVLDPRGPEAGRPVAPAEAGAELLPAGTPAGVVDGTALLARVGGREDRLRTIIQVFRDESAGLMAELRAAIAGGQATGLKLAAHSLKGAVGLFGAPAVVENAQRLESLGQAGELTGAMELYGRLEEEIRKLNAALAGVLSALPAPFQQPRP, from the coding sequence ATGCGGGAGCAGCTGGTCGAACTGGAAGCCGCCAATGAGGCCCTGAGGAGGGAGGTCGATCGGAGCCGGCGAGACGAGGAGGGCCTGCGTCTCGGCGAGCGGCGCTACCGTTCCCTGGTCGAGGCCACCACGGCCATCGTGTGGAACACGCCGGCCTCGGGCGAGTTCGAGGTCGAGCAGCCCCGCTGGAGCGACTTCACGGGCCAGCCCTTCGAGCAGCTCAGGGGATGGGGCTGGCTCGACGCGGTCCACCCCGTCGACCGGCCGAATACGGCGCGCGTGTGGTCGGAGGCGGTCGCCGGCCGGTCCCTGTACCATGTCGAGCACCGCTTGCGCCGGCACGACGGCGCGTACCGGAACATGCTGGTCCGCGCCGTGCCCATCGTCGACGATCGCGGCTCGATCCGCGAATGGGTGGGCGTGCACGCCGACGTCACGGCCCAGAAGGAGGCCGAGACGACGCTGCGCGAGGCGAAGGCGCTGGCCGAGGCCGCCGACCGGGCCAAGAGCGACTTCCTCGCCAACATGTCGCACGAGATCCGCACGCCGATGAACGGCATCCTCGGCATGACCGAGTTGGCCCTCGACACCGACCTGACCCCGGAGCAACGGCGCTACCTGGAGCTGGTGAAGAGCTCGGCGGACTCGCTGCTGACCATCGTGAACGACATCTTGGACTTCTCCAAGATCGAGGCGGGGAAGGTCGAGCTGGAAACGATCCCTTTCTCGCTGCGCGACCGGCTGGGGGACGTGCTGAAGTCCCTCGCCCTCCGGGCGCACGCGAAGGGCCTGGAACTGGCCTGCGACGTCGCCGCCGAGGTCCCCGACGCCCTGGCGGGCGACCCCGGGCGCCTGGGCCAGGTCCTCATGAATCTGGTGGGCAACGCCATCAAGTTCACGGCGAGCGGCGAGGTGGTCCTGTCCGTCCGCCCGACTGATCGGGCAGCCGCGACCGGCGAGCTCGTCGATCTGTCGTTCGCGGTGTCGGACACGGGCCCCGGCATCCCCCCGGACGAGGGATGCCGACTCTTCCAGCCCTTCACCCAGGCGGACGCATCGACGACGCGACGGTTCGGCGGCACAGGCCTGGGGCTGACCATCGCGAAGCGGATCGTGGAGCTCATGGGCGGCCGCATCTGGTTCGAGAGCGAGCCCGGCAGAGGCAGCGTCTTCCGCTTCACCGCCCGCCTGGCCCTCCGGCGGGCGGGGACGCAGGAGGCCGACCCCGACCCCGCCGGCCTCCGCGGCCTGGGCGTGCTGGTCGTGGACGACAACGCCACCAACCGCATGGTGCTCCACGAAATCCTGACGCGTTGGGGCATGAGGCCCGTACTGGCCGATGGCGCGGAGGATGCGCTCGCGGCCATGCGCAGGGCGGCCGAGTCGGGGGCGCCGTTCACCCTGGTCCTGTCCGACGTGATGATGCCGGGGGTCGACGGCTACCGGTTCGCCGAGCAGGTACGGCGGAGACCGGACCTGGCCGGGGCGGCGCTGATCTTGCTGTCGTCCGCCGACCGGCGGCATGACGCCGCTCGTTGCCGGCAGATGGGAATAGCCGCCTGCCTCACCAAGCCGGTCAAGCAGTCGGAGCTCCTGGACGCCATCATCAAGGCCCTCGACGGGTCGCCGGACGGCGCGACCGCGGGGCCGATCGGGCGTGATCGCCGCCCGAGGCCGGGCCCGGCCTCGCGACCGGGCGCCTTGTCGATCTTGCTCGTCGAAGACAATGCCACCAACCGGCTCCTGGCCGAGACGTTGTTGGAGAGGTGGGGCCACACCGTGGCGACGGCCCGCAACGGCAAGGAGGCGCTGGCCGCCCTGGCGGAGCGGTCGTTCCAGGTGGTGCTGATGGACGTCCAGATGCCCGAGATGGACGGCTTCGAGGCGACGGCCCACATCCGCGACCGCGAGAAAGGGACCGGGGGGCACGTCCCCATCGTGGCCATGACGGCCCATGCTATGAAGGGCGACCGCGAGCGCTGCCTCGAAGCCGGCATGGACGGCTACGTCACCAAGCCGATCCGGTCCGAAGAGCTGTACCTGGCCCTGGCCTCGTTCGCGCCGGCCGACGTCCTAGATCCCCGAGGGCCGGAGGCGGGCCGTCCGGTCGCCCCCGCCGAGGCCGGAGCCGAACTCCTCCCCGCGGGGACGCCGGCCGGCGTGGTGGACGGGACGGCCCTCCTGGCCCGGGTCGGCGGCCGGGAGGACCGGCTGCGGACGATCATCCAGGTCTTCCGGGACGAGTCGGCGGGGCTCATGGCCGAACTGCGGGCGGCCATCGCGGGCGGCCAGGCCACGGGGCTGAAGCTGGCGGCCCATTCGCTCAAGGGCGCGGTCGGCCTCTTCGGGGCGCCGGCCGTCGTGGAGAACGCCCAGAGGTTGGAATCGCTCGGCCAGGCCGGTGAGCTGACGGGCGCGATGGAGCTGTACGGTCGGTTGGAAGAAGAGATCCGGAAGCTGAATGCGGCTCTTGCGGGCGTGCTGTCCGCTTTGCCCGCGCCCTTCCAGCAGCCTCGCCCTTGA
- a CDS encoding response regulator, producing the protein MARVLVVEDSPTQAAEIRFLLEDAGVDVDLAGDGYAALASLQEGLPDLVVTDLQMPRMDGLALVEAVRGRYPIVPVVLITAHGSEEVAARALRCGAASYVPKRDLARDLARVVHQVVSMAAPAPGQERISDSLDEARSRFTLPNDESLVAPLVRRLEGAVFEMGLCGRAELIRLAVALREAIVNAIDHGNLELDSELRQDDERVYHSLGRERREQSPYRERRVRIDVGLTRSEATFTIRDEGPGFDPSTLPDPSDPANLCRIGGRGVMLIRTLMDEVRFNEKGNEITLVKHRRAPGQVDEGGPADR; encoded by the coding sequence ATGGCGCGCGTGCTCGTCGTCGAGGACAGCCCCACTCAGGCGGCGGAGATCCGATTCCTGCTGGAGGATGCCGGGGTCGACGTCGACCTCGCCGGCGACGGCTACGCCGCCCTGGCCTCGCTGCAGGAGGGCCTCCCGGACCTCGTGGTGACCGACCTGCAGATGCCCCGCATGGACGGATTAGCCCTGGTCGAGGCCGTCCGGGGAAGATACCCGATCGTCCCGGTCGTCCTCATCACGGCGCACGGCAGCGAGGAGGTCGCGGCGCGCGCCTTGCGCTGCGGGGCGGCCAGCTACGTCCCCAAGCGGGACCTCGCCCGGGACCTCGCCCGGGTCGTCCATCAGGTCGTTTCAATGGCCGCGCCCGCCCCCGGGCAGGAACGGATCAGCGACAGCCTCGACGAGGCGCGATCCCGATTCACCCTCCCGAACGACGAGTCGCTCGTCGCGCCGCTGGTGCGACGCCTCGAAGGGGCCGTCTTCGAGATGGGCTTGTGCGGCCGGGCCGAGCTTATCCGCCTGGCGGTGGCGCTGCGCGAGGCGATCGTCAACGCGATCGATCACGGCAACCTGGAACTCGACTCCGAGCTGCGTCAGGACGACGAACGGGTCTACCACAGTCTCGGGCGGGAGCGCCGCGAGCAGTCGCCCTATCGCGAGCGACGGGTCCGGATCGACGTCGGCCTGACGCGCTCCGAGGCGACCTTCACGATCCGCGACGAGGGACCGGGCTTCGACCCTTCGACGCTCCCGGACCCGAGCGACCCGGCGAATCTCTGCCGCATCGGGGGCCGCGGCGTGATGCTGATCCGTACGCTGATGGACGAGGTCCGGTTCAACGAGAAGGGCAACGAGATCACCCTCGTCAAGCACCGCCGGGCGCCGGGCCAGGTCGACGAGGGTGGTCCGGCGGATCGTTGA
- a CDS encoding IS4 family transposase, which produces MRLPSNGHLRHQVDALRRQFLQEGGLPFTDVLTADCLQEALREIKATWKDRIYTPLVTLWVFLGQALNADHSCRAAVARLVADRAARGLPPCSSETGAYCQARKRLPEGFFSAVARRVGQSLDARVDRRWLWKGRRVCLFDGSTVSMPDTAENRREYPLAYNQVPGTSFAPARIGAIISLSCGAILDLGVCRYAGKGQGEVSLLRRLWDVLRPGDVLLGDRLMSGWVGMHLLKERGVDTVSRLSAHRRADFRKGARLGKDDHLVVWKKPTSIRSVDRKTYNELPGSITVRETRFRVVQPGFRTRSIVVVTTLLDPAQASREELAGLYRARWNNELDLRSIKITLQMDRLRCKTPELVRKEIWAHVLAYNLIRTVMAQAAAGVGVAPRSISFKASLQVLEAFRPQLADPAGRGAGRLAALYERLLRAIAVHRVGDRPDRFEPRMTKKGPRGYEELKRPRKEIKLQILKRASKI; this is translated from the coding sequence ATGCGACTACCCTCCAACGGTCACCTCCGCCATCAGGTCGACGCCCTTCGCCGCCAGTTCCTCCAGGAGGGCGGCCTCCCGTTCACCGACGTCCTCACCGCCGACTGCCTCCAAGAGGCCCTCCGCGAGATCAAGGCGACTTGGAAGGACCGGATCTACACCCCGCTGGTGACGCTCTGGGTCTTCCTCGGCCAGGCCCTCAACGCCGACCACTCCTGCCGCGCCGCCGTCGCGCGGCTGGTCGCCGATCGCGCCGCGCGGGGGTTGCCGCCCTGCAGCTCCGAGACCGGGGCGTACTGCCAGGCGAGGAAGCGACTGCCCGAGGGCTTCTTCTCCGCCGTGGCCCGCCGGGTAGGGCAGTCGCTGGACGCCCGGGTCGATCGGCGGTGGCTCTGGAAGGGCCGCCGCGTCTGCCTCTTCGACGGCTCGACGGTCTCCATGCCCGACACGGCGGAGAACCGCCGCGAGTACCCTCTGGCCTACAACCAGGTCCCCGGGACGAGCTTCGCCCCGGCTCGCATCGGGGCGATCATCTCGCTGTCCTGCGGCGCGATCCTCGACCTGGGCGTCTGCCGCTATGCCGGCAAGGGCCAGGGCGAGGTCAGCCTGCTGCGGCGCCTGTGGGACGTGCTCCGCCCCGGCGACGTGCTGCTGGGCGACCGCCTGATGTCGGGCTGGGTCGGCATGCACTTGCTGAAGGAACGCGGGGTGGACACCGTCAGCCGCCTCTCGGCTCATCGCCGGGCCGACTTCCGCAAGGGGGCCCGCCTGGGCAAGGACGACCACCTAGTCGTCTGGAAGAAGCCGACCTCGATCCGCTCGGTGGACCGGAAGACCTACAACGAGCTGCCCGGCTCGATCACCGTGCGCGAGACCCGCTTCCGCGTCGTTCAGCCGGGGTTCCGGACGCGGTCGATCGTGGTGGTGACGACATTGCTGGACCCGGCGCAGGCGAGCCGGGAGGAACTGGCCGGGCTGTACCGGGCCCGGTGGAATAACGAGCTCGACCTGAGGTCGATCAAGATCACGCTCCAGATGGACAGGTTGCGCTGCAAGACCCCGGAACTTGTTCGCAAGGAGATCTGGGCCCACGTCCTGGCGTACAACCTGATCCGCACGGTCATGGCCCAGGCGGCGGCCGGCGTGGGGGTGGCGCCGCGTTCGATCAGCTTCAAGGCGTCGCTGCAGGTGCTGGAGGCGTTCCGGCCGCAGCTCGCCGACCCGGCCGGCCGCGGCGCGGGCCGGCTTGCGGCGCTCTACGAGCGATTGCTGCGGGCCATCGCCGTGCACCGGGTCGGCGACCGACCCGACCGGTTCGAGCCCCGCATGACCAAGAAGGGGCCGAGGGGGTATGAAGAGCTGAAGCGACCGCGGAAGGAGATCAAGCTCCAGATCCTCAAACGAGCTAGCAAAATCTAA
- a CDS encoding AAA family ATPase — protein sequence MTLAERLAEHVRACFTGLWIRSAEHQDALAEIADLCRSEGWSLAAWDVDGGLRALAGAAVAGVDAADPLTAIRSLDAMAAPDGAALLVLVNFHRFLASPEVVQALDARIHSGKQARTFVVVLSPVVQIPVELEKQFVVIEHDLPGLGQLEAIARSIASEPGEMPEDELGRVLDAAAGLTRFEAEGAVSLSLVRHGRVAAGPLWELKSGVLKKSGLLTLQRGGGTFADLGGLSALKAFCSKALRPGREAGVGARGILLLGVPGTGKSQFAKALGAETGRPTLSLDVGALLGSLVGETERNVRQSLRIADAMAPCILFCDEVEKALGGAASGSHGDSGVGARLFGSLLTWLSDHMSDVFFIGTCNDVSRLPPEFSRAERFDAVYFIDLPDARERELIWRLHSERFGLDPAQRRPRDQDWTGAEIRACCRLAALLDVPLVDAALNVVPVAVTAGESVERLRSWASGRCLAADRPGVYTRGGSTLDGPRREVRRGAPSDN from the coding sequence ATGACGCTCGCCGAGCGCCTCGCGGAGCACGTGCGCGCCTGCTTCACCGGCCTGTGGATCCGGTCGGCCGAGCACCAGGACGCCCTGGCCGAGATCGCCGACCTCTGCCGCTCCGAGGGCTGGTCGCTGGCCGCCTGGGACGTCGACGGCGGGCTGCGGGCCCTCGCCGGCGCGGCCGTCGCCGGCGTCGACGCCGCCGACCCGCTGACGGCGATCCGGTCGCTGGATGCCATGGCCGCGCCCGACGGCGCGGCGCTGCTGGTGCTCGTCAACTTCCACCGCTTCCTGGCGAGCCCCGAGGTCGTCCAGGCCCTCGACGCGCGGATCCATTCGGGCAAGCAGGCCAGGACCTTCGTGGTCGTGCTGTCGCCGGTGGTGCAGATCCCGGTCGAACTGGAGAAGCAGTTCGTCGTGATCGAGCACGACCTGCCCGGCCTCGGCCAGCTCGAGGCGATCGCCCGCTCGATCGCCTCCGAGCCGGGCGAGATGCCCGAGGACGAGCTGGGCCGCGTCCTGGACGCGGCCGCCGGGCTCACGCGGTTCGAGGCCGAGGGGGCGGTCAGCCTCTCGCTCGTGCGCCACGGCCGGGTCGCGGCCGGGCCGCTCTGGGAGCTGAAGTCGGGCGTGCTCAAGAAGTCCGGCCTGCTGACGCTGCAGCGCGGCGGCGGGACGTTCGCCGACCTGGGCGGGCTGAGCGCCCTCAAGGCGTTCTGCTCGAAGGCCCTTCGGCCCGGCCGCGAGGCAGGCGTCGGCGCCCGCGGGATCCTCCTGCTGGGCGTGCCGGGCACGGGCAAGTCGCAGTTCGCGAAGGCGCTGGGCGCCGAGACGGGCCGGCCCACGCTTTCGCTCGACGTCGGGGCGCTGCTCGGGTCGCTCGTGGGCGAGACCGAGCGGAACGTCCGGCAGTCGCTGCGGATCGCCGACGCGATGGCGCCGTGCATTCTGTTCTGTGACGAGGTCGAGAAGGCCCTGGGCGGCGCGGCCTCGGGCTCCCACGGCGACTCGGGCGTCGGCGCCCGGCTGTTCGGCTCGCTGCTGACGTGGCTGTCCGATCATATGTCGGACGTCTTCTTCATCGGCACCTGCAACGACGTCTCGAGGCTGCCGCCGGAGTTCAGTCGGGCGGAGAGATTTGACGCCGTCTACTTCATCGACCTGCCCGACGCCCGCGAGCGGGAGCTGATCTGGCGGCTGCACTCGGAGCGGTTCGGGCTCGACCCCGCCCAGCGCCGTCCCCGCGACCAGGACTGGACCGGCGCCGAGATCCGGGCCTGCTGCCGGCTCGCGGCCCTCCTCGACGTCCCCCTGGTCGACGCGGCTCTCAACGTCGTGCCGGTGGCGGTCACGGCCGGCGAGTCGGTCGAGCGGCTGCGGTCGTGGGCCTCGGGCCGCTGCCTGGCCGCCGACCGGCCCGGCGTCTACACGCGCGGCGGGTCGACGCTCGACGGCCCTCGCCGCGAGGTCCGCCGGGGCGCGCCGTCGGATAACTGA
- a CDS encoding DUF2997 domain-containing protein — translation MSKTIEIVVDSKGGATVRTKGFAGAACREASRFVEQALGLRTAETLTAEFHQGLQAAPRLEQST, via the coding sequence ATGAGCAAGACCATCGAGATCGTCGTCGATTCCAAGGGCGGGGCGACGGTGCGGACGAAGGGCTTCGCCGGGGCGGCTTGCCGCGAGGCGAGTCGGTTCGTCGAGCAGGCCCTGGGCCTCAGGACGGCCGAGACGCTGACGGCCGAGTTCCACCAGGGCCTGCAGGCCGCGCCGCGGCTCGAGCAGTCCACCTGA
- a CDS encoding ISL3 family transposase, translated as MTPTSPTAACPTCGCSSPRVRSRYVRRLADLPCRGSEVRLLLTVRRFVCTVETCPRRIFAERLPGLAGSRARATESLRNAQEAIGDALGGEAGSRLAGRLAMSASPDTLLRRVRLRSREVPTTPRALGVDDFAFRKGARYGTILVDLETRRVIDLLPDREATTLSAWLRARPGIEVVARDRSNAYALAAGEAAPAAVQVADRWHLLKNIREALQRALQQRSRAIRELPGGATGSPEPGGGSDPPASRPEAGRSANQEARRSRFEEVRRLHREGASLRAITRAVGVHYRTVERYVRSEACPDWRPGRRGPSRLDRFAGHILRRLDEGCRNARQIRRELLAKGYRGAISTVREYVRRIEGERGAAPPAAAPATDAPRAETPSPRRLAALAVIRPSDRPEDGQRALDALREGDEALRESLELTEGFAAVIRGRRPDDLTGWLARAEGSSVPEMRSFARGLRGDEAAIRAGIELPWSNGPTEGHVNRLKAIKRSMYGRARFDLLRARVLAAG; from the coding sequence ATTACGCCGACCTCGCCGACCGCCGCATGTCCGACCTGCGGCTGCTCCTCCCCGCGGGTCCGCAGCCGGTACGTCCGACGGCTGGCCGACCTGCCCTGCCGGGGGAGTGAGGTCCGGCTGCTCCTGACGGTCCGGCGGTTCGTCTGCACGGTCGAGACCTGCCCGAGACGCATCTTCGCCGAACGACTTCCCGGCCTCGCGGGATCCCGGGCGAGGGCGACGGAGTCGCTCAGGAACGCTCAGGAGGCCATCGGCGACGCCCTCGGCGGCGAGGCCGGCTCTCGTCTCGCCGGCCGCCTGGCGATGTCCGCCAGCCCCGACACGCTGCTACGCCGGGTCAGGCTCCGGTCCCGCGAAGTGCCCACGACCCCCCGGGCCCTCGGCGTGGACGACTTCGCATTCCGAAAGGGGGCCCGCTACGGCACGATCCTGGTCGACCTGGAGACCCGCCGCGTCATCGACCTGCTCCCCGACCGCGAGGCGACGACGCTGTCCGCCTGGCTGCGGGCTCGCCCCGGGATCGAGGTCGTCGCCCGGGATCGGTCCAACGCCTACGCCCTGGCTGCCGGCGAGGCCGCCCCGGCCGCCGTGCAGGTGGCCGACCGGTGGCACCTGCTCAAGAACATCCGGGAGGCCCTTCAGCGGGCCCTGCAGCAGCGATCGAGGGCGATCCGGGAGCTGCCGGGCGGTGCGACCGGTAGCCCGGAGCCGGGTGGTGGATCCGACCCGCCGGCGAGCCGGCCGGAGGCGGGGCGGTCCGCGAACCAGGAGGCGCGGCGATCCCGATTCGAGGAGGTCCGGCGGCTCCACCGCGAGGGGGCGTCGCTGCGGGCGATCACCCGCGCCGTCGGCGTGCATTACCGGACCGTCGAGCGCTACGTCCGGTCCGAAGCGTGCCCCGACTGGCGGCCCGGCCGCCGGGGGCCGAGCCGGCTAGACCGGTTCGCCGGCCACATCCTCCGACGGCTGGACGAGGGGTGCCGGAATGCGCGGCAGATCCGCCGCGAGCTGCTCGCGAAGGGCTACAGAGGGGCGATCAGCACGGTCCGGGAGTACGTCCGGCGGATCGAGGGCGAGCGGGGCGCGGCCCCGCCGGCGGCGGCCCCGGCGACCGACGCTCCCCGCGCCGAGACGCCCTCGCCGCGCCGGCTCGCGGCCCTTGCGGTGATCCGGCCGAGCGACCGCCCCGAGGACGGGCAACGGGCCCTCGACGCGCTGCGCGAGGGGGATGAGGCGCTGCGGGAGTCGCTGGAGTTGACCGAGGGGTTTGCCGCCGTCATCCGCGGCCGCCGCCCGGATGACCTGACCGGGTGGCTGGCCCGGGCCGAGGGCTCGTCGGTGCCGGAGATGCGGTCGTTCGCCCGCGGTCTGCGCGGGGACGAGGCGGCGATCCGTGCCGGGATCGAGCTGCCGTGGAGCAACGGCCCGACCGAGGGGCACGTCAACCGCCTCAAGGCGATCAAGCGGTCGATGTACGGGCGGGCCCGATTCGACCTCCTTCGGGCACGCGTTCTCGCAGCCGGATAG
- a CDS encoding SDR family oxidoreductase has translation MVRVALITGASRGIGAATALELAEQGYRVVVNHRASAPQAEEVVATIAASGAQAVAIKADVTVPDDVTAMVDEIDRRWGGTDVLVHNAMTPFAITSFAKLSWEQLGGKLDSELRAAFLRTKAVVPGMISRGYGRLIYMSTGLSRHARDGMITLGTAKAALDQFVRYVALELAPHAITANLVAPATVEGTRVTEQFTAERMREFAAATPMRRLVRPDDVAKTIAFLAGEDAGFTTGHSLPQGYRTMKG, from the coding sequence ATGGTTCGAGTGGCCCTGATCACGGGAGCCAGCCGGGGAATCGGTGCGGCGACCGCATTGGAGCTGGCCGAACAGGGATACCGGGTGGTCGTCAATCACCGCGCCAGTGCACCACAGGCCGAGGAGGTGGTGGCGACGATCGCCGCGTCCGGTGCTCAAGCCGTGGCGATCAAGGCCGACGTCACCGTGCCTGACGACGTCACGGCCATGGTCGATGAGATCGATCGGCGATGGGGTGGGACGGACGTGCTCGTGCACAATGCGATGACGCCGTTCGCCATCACCTCGTTCGCCAAACTGAGCTGGGAACAGCTCGGCGGCAAGCTGGACAGCGAGCTGCGCGCCGCGTTCCTGAGGACGAAGGCCGTCGTCCCTGGAATGATATCGCGCGGATATGGTCGGTTGATCTATATGAGCACGGGGTTGTCGCGTCATGCGCGCGATGGGATGATCACGCTGGGCACCGCCAAGGCGGCCCTGGACCAGTTCGTACGGTACGTCGCTCTGGAACTGGCGCCGCACGCGATCACCGCCAACCTCGTCGCACCGGCCACGGTGGAGGGAACCAGGGTGACCGAGCAATTCACGGCCGAGCGGATGCGCGAGTTCGCCGCGGCAACGCCGATGCGACGGCTGGTCCGTCCCGACGATGTCGCCAAGACGATCGCGTTCCTGGCCGGTGAGGATGCCGGTTTCACAACCGGCCACTCCCTTCCGCAGGGTTACCGCACTATGAAAGGCTGA
- a CDS encoding CoA-acylating methylmalonate-semialdehyde dehydrogenase, with amino-acid sequence MSPIASADRSPATPSRPASALNLIGGNWVEGRGVTSRDIYDPADAAEMLAPVREAAPEQVDEACAAAARAFPGWRATPAPDRAHVLFKFRELLERNFSDVAHGIVRENGKLLSEARGSLRRGLDVVDFACGIPSQMMGQTLSDVSRDVDCLTFREPMGVVVGIPPFNFPALIPLWMMSVAVACGNTFILKPAEKAPLTGTRLVEMFADAGLPPGVVGVVQGSKDVSERLVADPHVQAVSFVGTSAAAESVYRTAAAHGKRVQAHGGAKNHLLVLPDADLERILPDLIGSCFGSAGQRCLAGSVLVAVGDRARQDAVVDAFLRAAGELKLGDGLDDAATLGPVVNPEQEKRIRAAIERGVAEGARLRLDGRSRTASHRPRGCFLGPTIFDDVTPEMFVGREEIFGPVVSVMRAPDLDAAITLTNRSRYGNTACLFTQSGAAARTFRERIQAGMLGVNVGVPAPMGFFPFGGWKDSIYGYHNTQGADAVAFYTRKKVITERWFGAEGPKEGWA; translated from the coding sequence ATGAGCCCCATCGCTTCCGCCGATCGTTCGCCTGCAACACCCTCGCGTCCGGCTTCCGCGCTGAACCTGATCGGCGGGAACTGGGTCGAGGGCCGCGGGGTGACGAGCCGCGACATCTACGATCCAGCAGACGCGGCCGAGATGCTGGCGCCGGTGCGCGAGGCCGCGCCGGAGCAGGTGGACGAGGCATGCGCCGCCGCCGCCCGGGCCTTCCCCGGCTGGCGCGCCACCCCGGCGCCGGATCGGGCCCACGTCCTGTTCAAGTTCCGGGAGCTGCTGGAGAGGAACTTCTCGGACGTGGCGCACGGCATCGTCCGCGAGAACGGCAAGCTGTTGAGCGAGGCCCGCGGCTCGCTGCGACGCGGGCTCGACGTCGTCGACTTCGCCTGCGGCATCCCCTCGCAGATGATGGGCCAGACCCTGTCCGACGTCTCGCGGGACGTCGACTGCCTCACCTTCCGCGAACCGATGGGCGTGGTGGTCGGCATCCCGCCGTTCAACTTCCCGGCCCTGATTCCCCTGTGGATGATGTCGGTCGCCGTCGCCTGCGGAAACACGTTCATCCTCAAGCCCGCCGAGAAGGCGCCGCTCACCGGCACCAGGCTCGTGGAGATGTTCGCCGACGCCGGATTGCCGCCGGGCGTCGTCGGCGTCGTGCAGGGGAGCAAGGACGTCAGCGAGCGGCTCGTCGCCGACCCGCACGTCCAGGCGGTCTCCTTCGTCGGGACGTCCGCCGCGGCGGAATCGGTCTACCGCACCGCGGCGGCCCACGGCAAGCGCGTCCAGGCGCACGGCGGGGCGAAGAACCACCTGCTCGTCCTGCCCGACGCCGACCTGGAACGCATCCTGCCCGACCTGATCGGGTCGTGCTTCGGCTCCGCGGGACAGCGCTGCCTCGCCGGGAGCGTGCTGGTGGCGGTCGGCGATCGGGCGCGGCAGGACGCGGTCGTCGACGCCTTCCTCCGCGCGGCGGGCGAACTCAAGCTGGGAGACGGCCTGGACGACGCCGCGACGCTCGGCCCCGTGGTGAACCCGGAGCAGGAGAAGCGGATCCGGGCTGCGATCGAGCGAGGGGTGGCGGAAGGAGCCCGGCTTCGCCTCGACGGCCGTTCCCGAACCGCATCCCACAGGCCTCGAGGTTGCTTCCTCGGGCCGACGATCTTCGACGACGTGACGCCGGAGATGTTCGTCGGCCGGGAGGAGATCTTCGGCCCGGTGGTGAGCGTCATGCGCGCCCCGGACCTGGACGCGGCGATCACGCTGACGAACCGCAGCCGATACGGCAACACGGCCTGCCTGTTCACGCAATCCGGGGCGGCGGCCCGCACATTCCGCGAACGCATCCAGGCCGGGATGCTCGGCGTCAACGTCGGCGTGCCGGCACCGATGGGGTTCTTCCCGTTCGGCGGCTGGAAGGATTCCATCTACGGCTATCACAACACGCAGGGCGCCGACGCCGTCGCCTTCTACACGCGGAAGAAAGTGATCACGGAACGCTGGTTCGGCGCCGAGGGGCCGAAGGAGGGATGGGCGTGA